The Aequorivita sublithincola DSM 14238 genome window below encodes:
- the obgE gene encoding GTPase ObgE has protein sequence MTEGNFVDYVKVHITSGKGGQGSKHMRREKYIPKGGPDGGDGGRGGHVIVKGNKNLWTLYHLKFKRHFKAEHGSSGSKQTSTGADGADVYIEVPLGTVVRDKETEEILFEITEDGEEKIVAKGGRGGLGNAHFKTATNQTPRYSQPGEEGLELDVVLELKILADVGLVGFPNAGKSTLLSVITAAKPKIANYEFTTLKPNLGIVEYRDYKTFVVADIPGIIEGAAEGKGIGHRFLRHIERNSTLLFLVPADAPDIKEQYEILVDELRRYNPQLLDKERLVAISKSDMLDDELKAEMKKVLDKEFKGIPYMFISSVAHQGLTELKDKLWTMLN, from the coding sequence GTGACTGAAGGCAATTTTGTAGACTACGTAAAAGTCCATATAACCTCTGGAAAAGGAGGTCAAGGCAGCAAGCACATGAGGCGGGAAAAATATATTCCTAAAGGTGGGCCTGATGGCGGTGATGGTGGTCGTGGAGGTCACGTAATCGTGAAAGGGAACAAAAACCTTTGGACGCTTTACCATCTTAAATTTAAAAGACACTTTAAAGCCGAGCACGGTTCTAGCGGAAGCAAACAAACTAGCACCGGAGCCGATGGCGCCGATGTTTATATTGAAGTTCCACTAGGAACAGTTGTTCGTGATAAGGAAACGGAAGAAATATTATTTGAAATCACCGAAGACGGTGAAGAAAAAATAGTTGCAAAAGGTGGTCGCGGCGGACTTGGAAACGCACACTTTAAAACAGCCACCAATCAAACCCCACGCTATTCGCAGCCGGGGGAAGAAGGTCTGGAATTAGATGTCGTTCTGGAACTTAAAATACTTGCAGATGTAGGTCTTGTAGGTTTTCCAAATGCTGGAAAATCCACCTTACTTTCTGTTATTACGGCGGCCAAGCCGAAGATTGCCAATTATGAATTTACAACCCTAAAACCCAACTTAGGCATTGTGGAATACCGTGATTACAAAACTTTTGTAGTTGCAGATATTCCTGGAATTATTGAAGGTGCTGCTGAAGGAAAAGGTATTGGTCATCGTTTTCTTCGTCATATTGAACGAAATTCTACCTTGTTATTTTTAGTTCCAGCCGATGCGCCGGACATTAAGGAACAGTACGAAATTTTGGTAGATGAATTACGCCGTTACAACCCACAACTTTTAGACAAAGAACGTTTGGTAGCCATAAGCAAAAGCGACATGCTAGACGACGAACTGAAAGCAGAAATGAAAAAGGTTCTAGACAAGGAATTTAAAGGCATTCCGTATATGTTTATTTCGTCTGTTGCTCATCAAGGATTGACGGAGTTGAAGGATAAGCTTTGGACGATGCTTAATTAG
- a CDS encoding T9SS type A sorting domain-containing protein has product MKKGLLFVLLLVISTNLFSQIGFQIHDVVSDNKNSISINSVATADLDGDGDLDVVYAQSSGGHGLYWYENLDGQGIFGNRHTITATAILEKDVEIADLDGDGDLDVILASSNDNTVAWYKNLDGNGNFGTAIIITQIAVRVQTIRTTDIDGDGDLDILSASSNDGKIAWYENLDGLGNFGAQKVIATETFASGLYSSDMDGDGDMDVFFTKNANYGKVFWLKNLDGAGIFGPKQEIASYTNSGFEIVYTVDIDSDGDQDVFYSYASTVAWRENTDGLGTLGTEQLVTDLSLFVTEIIADDIDNDGDLDIIASSRYDNKVAWYENVDGLGQFGSQNIITRYAMDVRSIVSGDINNDGTLDIVSGSYDDGKLAWYKNQDGVGTFGLPISIAKNAYLISGIYYEDLDNDGDLDLLTTSTGDNEIAWYPNLDGQGDFSYQHVISNSTLGSEYTSIVDLDQDGYKDVVTFDGEIVWFEHIDGLGNFNPKQTLIPQIQGMNSFNMVDIDGDNDMDILVLNVQSNIFWFENTDGLGSFSSQRPIVNPVSNVSLTYTADLDSDGDKDLLYCNNVGIFWSRNTDGLGNFEYVGPVATTNLDEPAFITTGDVDNDGDLDIFCASKENDLLCWYENENGLGQFGSQNIINESIYSAYGNLVEVGDIDNDGDIDVVFDDSPGLVWAENIDGIGTFSSPQPIASYTFPYNDKIKIVDVNNDGNNDIISSNFSLLKWCENLGVLGNSLQGKLTLDADSNGCGGADAGISSIMITTDNGVDSFATFTDPSGNYSMQVNEGDFITTSNGLPNYYNTIPDSQTTTFVGTGNTETIDFCAGFNTSVNDLNISIVPITQARPGFEVRYRIIYQNIGTTLLNGEVMLEFDDSKINFLSASENVDSQTNNSLTFNYSNLDLFETRIIDLIFNVPTSTNVGDELFFTTTVNPISGDISPEDNVFYFKQKVVGSYDPNDITVLEGSEIYFDDIDKYLHYVIRFKNIGTAEAINIKVKNILDANLDWSTLQIENVSHANRIEITNQNKIDFIFDNIYLPSSSIDEPNSHGFIAYKIKPKSTLEVGNIVFNSASIFFDFNAPIITNTVSTTVVENLGVEEFSLDGMVHLYPNPVSSTLQIKISKTISFDKAIIYSTLGKQILETSEKQINLEALSAGIYFVEVFTDIGSITKKIVKE; this is encoded by the coding sequence ATGAAAAAAGGATTACTCTTCGTTTTGTTATTGGTTATTTCTACGAATTTATTTAGTCAAATTGGGTTTCAAATTCACGATGTCGTTAGTGATAATAAAAACTCAATTTCAATAAATTCTGTTGCTACTGCTGATTTGGATGGCGATGGCGACTTAGATGTAGTTTATGCACAATCGAGTGGGGGACATGGCTTATATTGGTATGAAAATCTTGACGGACAAGGAATTTTTGGTAATCGTCATACAATAACTGCTACTGCTATTTTGGAAAAAGATGTTGAAATTGCAGATTTGGATGGCGATGGTGATCTTGATGTGATTTTAGCGTCAAGTAATGACAACACGGTTGCATGGTATAAAAATCTTGATGGAAATGGTAATTTTGGAACTGCCATAATAATTACTCAAATAGCGGTACGGGTTCAAACCATTCGAACTACAGATATTGATGGGGATGGTGATTTAGATATATTGTCAGCTTCCAGCAATGATGGAAAAATTGCGTGGTATGAAAATCTGGATGGATTAGGAAATTTTGGTGCTCAAAAAGTTATTGCAACTGAAACTTTCGCAAGTGGCCTATACTCCTCTGATATGGACGGCGATGGGGACATGGATGTTTTTTTTACTAAAAACGCCAACTATGGAAAGGTTTTTTGGTTAAAAAATTTAGATGGTGCTGGAATTTTCGGACCCAAACAAGAAATCGCCTCTTATACAAATTCAGGATTTGAGATAGTTTATACCGTTGACATAGATTCTGATGGCGATCAAGATGTTTTCTATTCATATGCCTCGACTGTAGCGTGGCGAGAAAATACCGATGGATTAGGTACATTGGGTACGGAACAATTAGTAACTGACCTTTCATTGTTTGTGACGGAAATAATTGCCGATGATATTGATAACGATGGAGATTTAGATATTATCGCAAGCTCTAGATACGACAATAAGGTGGCTTGGTATGAAAATGTAGATGGGTTGGGTCAATTCGGATCACAAAATATTATAACGAGATATGCGATGGATGTACGTTCAATTGTATCAGGCGATATAAATAATGATGGCACTTTAGATATAGTTTCAGGCTCCTATGATGATGGAAAATTAGCTTGGTATAAAAACCAAGATGGCGTTGGCACATTTGGACTACCTATTTCCATTGCAAAAAATGCTTATCTTATTTCTGGAATATATTACGAAGATTTAGATAATGATGGAGATTTGGATTTGCTTACAACATCAACAGGTGATAATGAAATTGCATGGTATCCAAATCTAGATGGCCAGGGAGATTTTAGTTATCAACATGTAATATCAAACAGCACACTTGGATCGGAATACACTTCAATAGTTGATTTGGACCAAGATGGATATAAAGATGTAGTTACTTTTGACGGTGAAATAGTGTGGTTTGAACATATTGATGGCTTGGGAAATTTTAACCCAAAACAGACCCTGATTCCTCAAATACAAGGTATGAACTCTTTTAATATGGTAGATATTGATGGAGATAACGATATGGACATTCTTGTTTTAAACGTGCAAAGCAATATTTTTTGGTTTGAAAACACAGATGGTTTGGGCTCTTTTAGTTCGCAAAGACCAATTGTAAATCCGGTTTCAAATGTTAGCCTAACTTATACAGCAGATTTGGATTCAGATGGGGATAAAGATTTGTTATATTGCAACAATGTGGGCATATTTTGGAGTAGAAATACAGATGGTTTGGGAAATTTTGAATATGTTGGTCCAGTAGCTACAACAAATCTCGACGAACCTGCCTTCATAACTACTGGTGATGTTGACAATGATGGAGACTTAGACATTTTTTGTGCGTCAAAAGAAAACGATTTGTTGTGCTGGTATGAAAACGAAAATGGTCTTGGTCAATTTGGTTCACAAAACATTATTAATGAAAGTATTTATTCAGCGTATGGAAATCTAGTTGAAGTGGGAGATATTGACAACGATGGGGATATAGATGTAGTTTTTGATGATAGTCCCGGACTTGTTTGGGCAGAAAATATAGATGGAATCGGAACATTTAGTTCCCCTCAGCCGATAGCTTCCTATACCTTTCCTTATAATGACAAGATCAAAATCGTTGATGTTAATAACGATGGTAATAATGATATAATTTCTTCCAATTTTAGTTTATTAAAATGGTGTGAAAATTTGGGCGTTTTAGGAAACTCTTTACAGGGAAAGTTAACTTTGGATGCAGATTCTAATGGATGCGGTGGGGCCGATGCTGGAATTTCATCTATTATGATTACAACAGATAATGGTGTTGATAGTTTTGCCACTTTCACAGACCCTAGTGGAAATTATTCTATGCAGGTAAACGAGGGAGATTTTATAACAACATCAAATGGTTTACCAAATTATTACAATACTATACCAGATTCACAAACAACCACATTTGTGGGTACTGGCAATACAGAAACGATAGATTTTTGTGCGGGATTTAATACGTCAGTAAATGACTTAAATATAAGTATTGTGCCTATCACACAAGCGCGCCCAGGATTTGAAGTGAGATATAGAATTATATACCAAAATATTGGAACAACATTATTGAACGGTGAAGTTATGCTGGAATTTGATGATTCAAAAATCAACTTTTTAAGCGCAAGTGAAAATGTTGACTCGCAAACTAATAACTCTCTAACATTTAATTATTCAAATTTAGACTTATTCGAAACAAGAATCATTGACTTGATTTTTAATGTTCCAACTAGTACTAATGTAGGTGATGAGCTTTTTTTTACTACTACTGTTAACCCAATTTCGGGGGATATTTCACCGGAAGACAATGTATTTTATTTTAAACAAAAGGTTGTTGGATCATACGACCCAAATGACATTACAGTATTAGAGGGAAGCGAGATTTATTTTGATGATATTGACAAGTATTTGCATTACGTAATTCGATTTAAAAATATTGGAACTGCAGAAGCCATTAACATTAAAGTTAAAAACATATTAGATGCAAATCTAGATTGGTCAACCTTACAGATAGAAAATGTAAGCCATGCAAACAGAATAGAAATAACAAACCAAAATAAAATAGATTTTATTTTCGATAATATTTACTTGCCCTCTAGTAGTATAGATGAACCAAATTCTCATGGATTTATTGCATATAAAATAAAACCTAAAAGCACACTGGAAGTTGGAAATATAGTGTTTAATAGCGCTAGTATATTTTTCGATTTTAATGCGCCCATCATCACTAATACAGTTTCAACAACAGTAGTGGAAAATCTTGGTGTTGAAGAATTTAGTTTGGATGGGATGGTTCATTTATACCCTAACCCAGTTTCATCAACCCTTCAAATAAAAATTTCAAAAACCATTTCCTTCGATAAAGCAATCATCTATTCAACATTAGGCAAACAGATCCTTGAAACTTCAGAAAAACAAATCAATCTCGAAGCCCTTTCCGCAGGAATCTATTTTGTGGAAGTGTTTACTGATATAGGAAGTATAACCAAGAAAATTGTTAAAGAATAA
- a CDS encoding DUF4136 domain-containing protein encodes MKFLPILILSIFLASCGATVAVDYDKQVDFSKYNSYNYFPTIDSGLNQLDDGRIMQITDSLLQQRGFVKSETPQFYINFYARESISNSRNTIGIGLGGGGGNVGVGVSGGIPIGGKVINQQFSMDFIDVEKDNLVWQAVADGEMKEKSTPKQKEGYYLSMIQKVLSKYPPKK; translated from the coding sequence ATGAAGTTCCTCCCCATTTTAATACTCTCCATATTTCTTGCCTCCTGCGGCGCAACTGTAGCAGTAGATTACGACAAGCAAGTAGATTTTTCAAAATACAATTCCTATAATTATTTCCCAACAATAGACTCTGGTTTAAACCAACTAGACGATGGTCGGATTATGCAAATTACCGATAGTTTATTGCAACAGCGGGGTTTTGTGAAGAGCGAAACTCCTCAGTTTTATATCAACTTTTACGCTCGTGAAAGTATTTCAAATTCGCGAAACACCATTGGCATAGGTCTTGGTGGCGGTGGTGGAAATGTAGGTGTTGGTGTAAGCGGTGGTATTCCTATTGGTGGAAAAGTAATAAACCAACAATTTTCAATGGACTTTATTGATGTTGAAAAAGACAACTTAGTTTGGCAAGCAGTTGCCGATGGCGAAATGAAAGAAAAGTCAACTCCAAAGCAGAAAGAAGGGTATTATCTTTCAATGATTCAGAAGGTTTTGAGTAAGTATCCTCCGAAAAAATAA